The Mucilaginibacter rubeus genomic interval TTTCCGTGAGCCGATCTTCGGTCCGGACAAAGCGTTAGAACGTAAAAACTACCCACCGGGTCAACATGGCGCATCAAAACGCCGTGGAAAGCAATCAGAGTATTCAACTCAGTTGCAAGAGAAACAAAAAGTAAAATACACTTACGGTGTATTAGAGCGTCAGTTCGAAAACTTATTTCACCGTGCATCTGCTAAAGAAGGCATCACAGGCGAAAACCTGTTGAAATTCTTGGAAGCACGTTTAGATAACGCTGTTTTCCGTTTAGGTATTGCTCCTACACGTTCAGCAGCACGCCAATTGGTTAACCACAAACACATCACTGTTAACGGTGCTGTTGTAAACATCGCTTCTTATGCATTAAAAGCTGGTGACGTGGTTGCAGTACGTGAAAAATCTAAATCATTAGAAGCTATCACTACTTCAGTTGCCGGAAGAAGAATCAACAAATACAGCTGGTTAGAGTGGGATGCGAATAACCTTACAGGTAAATTCCTTAACTATCCTAACCGCGATGAGATTCCTGAAAACATCAAGGAAAACCTGATCGTCGAGTTGTACTCAAAATAATAAGATATTGGATATTAGATGTGAGATTTGGGATTTTTTCTCAAATCTCATTTCTGGTTACATACGTAAACAAATCAATTATAAGAATGTTCTTAGGTACCAGATAGTTGAATACGGGCATGTAAAAATGTCCTGAACCTAATATCTCAAATCTCAGATCTATTAATTAGTAAACAATAAATAAAGGATATAAATGGCAATTTTAGCATTTCAAAAACCAGACAAGGTTATCATGCAAAAAGCAAATGATTTTGATGGTACGTTTGAATTTCGTCCGTTAGAACCAGGTTTTGGTGTAACCATTGGTAATGCTCTGCGTCGTATCTTGCTTTCATCACTTGAGGGTTTTGCAATCACTTCTGTTCGTTTTTCGGGAGTAACGCATGAATTTTCAACCATCAAAGGTGTTGTGGAAGACGTAACCGAGATCATCCTGAACCTGAAACAAGTTCGTTTTAAGAAAACAGGAGAATCTGGCGACAGCGAGAAAATATTTGTTATTGTAAATGGCCAGGATGCATTTAAAGCTGGAGATATCACCAAATTCTCTAACAATTTTACTGTATTAAATCCTGATTTGGTACTTTGCAACATGGACCCATCAGTAACGCTTGAAGTTGAGCTTACTGTAGGTAAAGGCCGTGGTTACGTGCCAAGCGAGGAAAATAAAAATCCTGACGCTAACGTTGGTGTTATAGCTATCGATTCGATCTATACCCCGATCAAAAACGTAAAATATACCATCGAAAACTATCGTGTTGAGCAAAAAACCGACTATGAAAAATTAGTATTGGATATTGCTACCGATGGTTCTATCCATCCTGAAGATGCTTTGAAAGAAGCGGCTAAAATCCTGATCCAGCACTTTATGCTGTTCAGCGATGAA includes:
- the rpsD gene encoding 30S ribosomal protein S4 → MARYTGPKSKIARRFREPIFGPDKALERKNYPPGQHGASKRRGKQSEYSTQLQEKQKVKYTYGVLERQFENLFHRASAKEGITGENLLKFLEARLDNAVFRLGIAPTRSAARQLVNHKHITVNGAVVNIASYALKAGDVVAVREKSKSLEAITTSVAGRRINKYSWLEWDANNLTGKFLNYPNRDEIPENIKENLIVELYSK
- a CDS encoding DNA-directed RNA polymerase subunit alpha; translation: MAILAFQKPDKVIMQKANDFDGTFEFRPLEPGFGVTIGNALRRILLSSLEGFAITSVRFSGVTHEFSTIKGVVEDVTEIILNLKQVRFKKTGESGDSEKIFVIVNGQDAFKAGDITKFSNNFTVLNPDLVLCNMDPSVTLEVELTVGKGRGYVPSEENKNPDANVGVIAIDSIYTPIKNVKYTIENYRVEQKTDYEKLVLDIATDGSIHPEDALKEAAKILIQHFMLFSDENMMLEAQAKEETKEVDEEILHMRKILKTELVDLDLSVRALNCLKAADIRSLADLVSYDVADMLKFRNFGKKSLTEIQDLVKSKGLSFGMNLSKFKLDEE